A single Oryctolagus cuniculus chromosome 18, mOryCun1.1, whole genome shotgun sequence DNA region contains:
- the ORYCUNV1R1509 gene encoding vomeronasal 1 receptor oryCunV1R1509 isoform X1: MGKKMIQYTEIRTHWLCVNYCPCDYMPSRALTMGIIFVSQTGVGFLGNILLLLCYGFLSCTGRGIKHMDLILHNLIVANCLVLLARGIPQTMAALGLKYFMDDFGCKLVFYVHRVARGASLSATSLLSGFQAITISPNSPQWMELKVKALKSIRLSILLCWTLHLLVYSMVPMNITVMRESNNLTEKIDLEFCSGIIIDRNISLLYSMMFSFIDVLYLVLMIWASGCMLIILYRHKQKVLHIHSKSLTPKCSPETRATHSILMLVSTFFCFYALSSFFTFYMSLFDKPSWWLVNTSALMGSSFPCVSPFVLISRHTRVSRLWYTSGTKINDFHKRVRA, encoded by the coding sequence GACTCACTGGCTTTGCGTGAACTACTGCCCTTGTGACTACATGCCATCCAGGGCTCTGACCATGGGAATCATCTTTGTCTCTCAGACAGGAGTCGGATTCCTAGGAAACATCCTGctccttctctgctatggcttcctTTCCTGCACTGGACGAGGGATAAAGCACATGGATTTGATTCTCCATAACCTAATTGTAGCCAACTGCTTGGTTCTGCTCGCGAGAGGCATTCCTCAGACCATGGCAGCTTTAGGGCTGAAATATTTCATGGATGATTTTGGATGCAAACTAGTTTTCTATGTTCATAGAGTGGCCAGAGGGGCATCTCTGAGTGCAACTTCTCTCCTGAGTGGCTTCCAGGCCATCACAATCAGCCCTAACAGCCCCCAGTGGATGGAGCTCAAGGTCAAAGCCCTCAAATCCATTCGACTTTCCATTCTGCTCTGCTGGACCCTTCACCTGTTGGTATATAGTATGGTACCTATGAATATTACAGTGATGAGGGAGAGCAACAACCTCACAGAGAAAATAGATTTGGAGTTCTGCTCTGGCATAATTATTGACAGAAATATTTCCTTATTGTATTCAATGATGTTTTCCTTCATTGATGTCTTGTATTTGGTGTTGATGATTTGGGCCAGTGGCTGCATGTTGATCATTTTGTACAGACATAAGCAGAAGGTGCTACACATTCACAGCAAAAGCCTCACTCCCAAATGCTCCCCGGAGACAAGAGCCACCCACAGCATCCTGATGCTAGTGagcacatttttctgtttttatgcacTGTCTTCCTTCTTTACTTTCTATATGTCCCTCTTTGATAAACCCAGCTGGTGGCTTGTGAATACCTCTGCCCTTATGGGTTCATCTTTCCCCTGTGTTAGCCCCTTTGTGCTCATCAGCAGACACACCCGTGTCTCCAGGCTGTGGTATACCAGTGGCACAAAGATCAACGATTTTCATAAACGAGTCAGAGCATGA
- the ORYCUNV1R1509 gene encoding vomeronasal 1 receptor oryCunV1R1509 encodes MPSRALTMGIIFVSQTGVGFLGNILLLLCYGFLSCTGRGIKHMDLILHNLIVANCLVLLARGIPQTMAALGLKYFMDDFGCKLVFYVHRVARGASLSATSLLSGFQAITISPNSPQWMELKVKALKSIRLSILLCWTLHLLVYSMVPMNITVMRESNNLTEKIDLEFCSGIIIDRNISLLYSMMFSFIDVLYLVLMIWASGCMLIILYRHKQKVLHIHSKSLTPKCSPETRATHSILMLVSTFFCFYALSSFFTFYMSLFDKPSWWLVNTSALMGSSFPCVSPFVLISRHTRVSRLWYTSGTKINDFHKRVRA; translated from the coding sequence ATGCCATCCAGGGCTCTGACCATGGGAATCATCTTTGTCTCTCAGACAGGAGTCGGATTCCTAGGAAACATCCTGctccttctctgctatggcttcctTTCCTGCACTGGACGAGGGATAAAGCACATGGATTTGATTCTCCATAACCTAATTGTAGCCAACTGCTTGGTTCTGCTCGCGAGAGGCATTCCTCAGACCATGGCAGCTTTAGGGCTGAAATATTTCATGGATGATTTTGGATGCAAACTAGTTTTCTATGTTCATAGAGTGGCCAGAGGGGCATCTCTGAGTGCAACTTCTCTCCTGAGTGGCTTCCAGGCCATCACAATCAGCCCTAACAGCCCCCAGTGGATGGAGCTCAAGGTCAAAGCCCTCAAATCCATTCGACTTTCCATTCTGCTCTGCTGGACCCTTCACCTGTTGGTATATAGTATGGTACCTATGAATATTACAGTGATGAGGGAGAGCAACAACCTCACAGAGAAAATAGATTTGGAGTTCTGCTCTGGCATAATTATTGACAGAAATATTTCCTTATTGTATTCAATGATGTTTTCCTTCATTGATGTCTTGTATTTGGTGTTGATGATTTGGGCCAGTGGCTGCATGTTGATCATTTTGTACAGACATAAGCAGAAGGTGCTACACATTCACAGCAAAAGCCTCACTCCCAAATGCTCCCCGGAGACAAGAGCCACCCACAGCATCCTGATGCTAGTGagcacatttttctgtttttatgcacTGTCTTCCTTCTTTACTTTCTATATGTCCCTCTTTGATAAACCCAGCTGGTGGCTTGTGAATACCTCTGCCCTTATGGGTTCATCTTTCCCCTGTGTTAGCCCCTTTGTGCTCATCAGCAGACACACCCGTGTCTCCAGGCTGTGGTATACCAGTGGCACAAAGATCAACGATTTTCATAAACGAGTCAGAGCATGA